Proteins encoded in a region of the Podospora pseudopauciseta strain CBS 411.78 chromosome 6, whole genome shotgun sequence genome:
- a CDS encoding hypothetical protein (EggNog:ENOG503PE3A) — protein sequence MVRSHLLDIPGELRNYIYNEYLGAGHEDGDEYIYGFEANKLRTADNKPIDLRLMHTCKLIAIAQEMYGHLLRLFTVTSKTLYSETLRTRAARWAYFNAQFHNRTGWPSVCEALHRETVRQVVGEHSILLHRCVTTCQAMSAL from the coding sequence ATGGTTCGGTCACACCTCTTGGACATACCCGGCGAGTTGCGCAATTACATCTACAACGAGTATCTCGGCGCCGGCCACGAAGATGGCGATGAGTACATCTATGGCTTTGAGGCAAACAAACTGAGGACAGCCGACAACAAGCCGATCGATCTCAGGCTGATGCACACGTGCAAactcatcgccatcgcccagGAAATGTACGGCCATCTCCTGCGCCTTTTCACTGTCACGTCCAAAACGCTTTACTCGGAAACCCTTCGCACCAGAGCCGCACGCTGGGCTTACTTCAATGCACAGTTCCACAACCGTACCGGTTGGCCTTCGGTGTGTGAGGCCTTGCATAGGGAGACGGTTCGCCAGGTGGTAGGAGAACACTCGATCCTTCTTCATAGGTGTGTTACAACCTGCCAAGCCATGTCAGCGTTGTAA
- the VPS36 gene encoding Vacuolar protein-sorting-associated protein 36 (BUSCO:EOG09262LQT; COG:U; EggNog:ENOG503P0KE) has product MFLKHIDLTTALRPSYLPDEDLLFVQDNVGLYEGKFKLPNQQNGQVYLTSHRICYVDKAEPRKYSVALDLKDVERYEFYAGFFKSSPKITLIPKATKRAPLQQRSPAHVSNPSRSGNSSPAHRQEGVLRVSPVEPTPVSAATWVCNICSFSNPVPSNFDPTAANAHTPLPPCLACGIKPTLTHVLKAAISNASTRGPSSPALQTPLPVRPKQISDLTSPQSPGLTAPPRSSDPDASFHCPRCTFANHPSLLSCEICGASLISHDIPASLTQSPRTNTESPGPFLNSTAPVPVGLESPENVKLSFRHGGEKIFYERLKGCMTQRKWLLQNAPPIPKSSRSDGTDGGAGTVGSSEPERQRLKIGGIAGLERQTQAMRKNNELVIGNAFEDLEALMASAKEIVALAESFAKQVRGAGGSSASENALLAESASQLGLITTKDIVGSNGGDSLYLSELARTLAEFLTDDRRGVLRKAGGVISLVDLWAMFNRARGGVELVSPADFEKAANLWEKLELPVRLRVFKSGVKVVQSKDRTDESTIKALLDWMKDLHEFPPEKEVSWDWHEFGRGVTARDVAERFGWSIGVAEEELEMAEEKGVLCREEGIEGLKFWENFIDTGEGKGYKDEATLKAELTLKMLRESGFI; this is encoded by the exons ATGTTCTTAAAGCACATCGACTTGACAACCGCACTGCGGCCTTCGTACCTGCCCGATGAAGACCTGCTTTTCGTGCAAGACAATGTGGGGTTGTATGAGGG CAAGTTCAAACTCCCGAATCAGCAAAATGGCCAGGTCTACTTGACATCGCATCGGATATGCTACGTCGACAAGGCAGAGCCAAGAAAGTACTCGGTTGCGCTGGACCTGAAAGATGTGGAACGCTATGAGTTCTAT GCTGGCTTTTTCAAGTCCTCTCCAAAGATCACCCTGATACCCAAAGCAACAAAGCGTGCGCCCCTTCAACAGCGCTCTCCAGCTCATGTCTCTAACCCTTCCCGGAGCGGCAATTCCTCGCCAGCCCATCGCCAAGAGGGCGTCCTCCGGGTATCACCAGTTGAGCCTACGCCCGTGAGCGCAGCTACCTGGGTTTGCAACATCTGCAGCTTCTCAAACCCTGTCCCGTCCAACTTTGACCCTACTGCCGCCAACGCTCACACACCTCTGCCTCCGTGTTTGGCATGCGGCATTAAgccaaccctaacccatgTTCTGAAAGCCGCAATCAGCAATGCATCAACCCGTGGACCATCGAGTCCGGCTCTCCAAACGCCGCTACCCGTGAGGCCGAAGCAAATCTCTGACCTAACCTCACCACAGTCTCCAGGCCTCACAGCACCCCCCCGAAGTTCAGATCCCGATGCCTCCTTCCACTGCCCACGATGTACCTTTGCCAACCATCCCTCTCTCCTATCCTGCGAGATATGCGGCGCCTCACTCATCTCCCACGACATCCCAGCCAGTCTCACTCAGAGCCCCCGAACCAACACGGAATCTCCCGGCCCCTTCCTCaactccaccgcccccgtcCCAGTTGGCCTGGAAAGCCCAGAGAACGTCAAGCTTTCTTTCcgccatggtggtgagaagatATTCTATGAACGTCTCAAAGGCTGCATGACGCAGCGGAAATGGCTTCTCCAGAACGcgccccccatccccaaatcATCTCGCTCCGATGGCACCGACGGTGGTGCTGGTACTGTCGGGTCATCAGAACCGGAGAGACAACGGCTCAAGATTGGTGGTATTGCCGGTCTGGAGCGGCAAACTCAGGCGATGCGCAAGAATAACGAGCTCGTCATTGGAAACGCCTTTGAAGACTTGGAAGCGCTCATGGCATCGGCGAAGGAGATTGTAGCTTTGGCGGAAAGTTTTGCGAAGCAAGTCAGGGGCGCTGGGGGCTCGTCCGCGAGTGAGAATGCTCTGTTGGCCGAGTCGGCAAGTCAGCTTGGGTTGATCACCACGAAGGATATTGTTGGGAGTAATGGGGGCGACTCTTTGTATCTGAGTGAGTTGGCAAGGACGTTGGCCGAGTTTTTGACGGATGACAGGAGGGGGGTCTTGAGAAAGGCCGGGGGAGTAATCTCACTTGTGGATCTATGGGCTATGTTCAACCGAGCCCGAGGCGGAGTCGAACTGGTTAGTCCCGCGGACTTTGAGAAAGCAGCGAATCTATGGGAGAAATTGGAGTTGCCGGTTAGGCTGAGGGTGTTCAAATCAGGGGTGAAGGTTGTACAGAGCAAGGACAGGACGGACGAGTCGACGATCAAGGCGTTACTGGATTGGATGAAGGATTTGCATGAGTTTCCTCCTGAGAAGGAGGTGTCGTGGGATTGGCATgagtttgggaggggggttacTGCGAGAGATGTGGCGGAGAGGTTTGGGTGGAGTATTGGTGTTGCCGAGGAAGAGTTGGAGATGgcggaggaaaagggggtgctTTGTCGGGAGGAAGGGATAGAGGGGTTGAAGTTTTGGGAGAATTTTATTGACACgggggaaggaaaggggtATAAAGACGAGGCGACGCTGAAGGCGGAGTTGACGCTTAAGATGTTGAGGGAGAGTGGGTTTATTTga
- a CDS encoding hypothetical protein (EggNog:ENOG503NY18) codes for MKESGINGGLDTLKPPHQILAVATSPLTTTTTAIMDAKTTTTTTSAVPPSEQTTKWNTKNLPFRLGADLISAASAAVLVAPIISVIDRSIMENASGRSPLLTSLRTSLTTFLTSPKTMFLSKPFGLIFALYGGTYLTANTLDTYLSTTQSLPPTYVSSGPEKFIASSTANIGICIYKDQVFVRLFGPPGITRPVTLPSYALFAMRDCMTIFASFNVPGLLGPRIQERLSEGWRRSGPTGATMAQFAAPAAVQVFSTPVHLWGLDIYNRPGVGVGERVRLVVRNWGVSTAARVCRIVPAFGVGGVVNFKVRGGLMGGLGE; via the exons ATGAAGGAGAGTGGAATAAACGGCGGCTTGGACACTCTCAAACCGCCTCATCAGATTCTTGCAGTCGCAACTTcacccctcaccaccacaaccaccgcaATCATGGACGCCAaaactaccaccaccaccaccagtgcCGTCCCCCCAAGCGAGCAAACCACAAAATGGAACACCAAAAACCTCCCCTTCCGCCTCGGCGCCGACCTCATCTCCGCCGCCTCAGCAGCCGTCCTCGTAGCACCCATCATCTCAGTCATTGACCG ATCAATAATGGAAAACGCCTCAGGCCGCTCCCCCCTCCTAACCTCCCTCcgcacctccctcaccaccttcctcacctcccccaaaacaatGTTCCTCTCCAAACCCTTCGGCCTCATCTTCGCCCTCTACGGCGGCACCTACCTCACAGCCAACACCCTAGACACCTACCTCTCAACAACGCAATCCCTGCCCCCCACATACGTCTCCTCCGGCCCAGAAAAGTtcatcgcctcctccacagcaaaCATAGGAATCTGCATCTACAAAGACCAAGTTTTTGTCCGCCTGTTTGGTCCCCCGGGCATCACCCGCCCTGTCACCCTCCCGTCGTACGCGCTGTTTGCGATGAGGGATTGCATGACGATTTTCGCGTCGTTTAATGTGCCGGGGCTGCTGGGGCCGAGGATACAGGAGAGGCTGAGcgaggggtggaggaggtcggggCCGACGGGGGCGACGATGGCGCAGTTTGCCGCGCCGGCAGCGGTGCAGGTTTTTAGCACGCCGGTGCACCTTTGGGGGTTGGACATTTACAACAggccgggggtgggggtgggggagagggtgaggttggtggtgaggaattGGGGGGTGAGcacggcggcgagggtgtgCAGGATCGTGCCGGcttttggggtggggggggtggtgaatttcaaggtgaggggggggttgatgggggggttgggggagtgA